Proteins encoded in a region of the Isosphaeraceae bacterium EP7 genome:
- a CDS encoding NPCBM/NEW2 domain-containing protein — translation MHALILLLIGFQGPMVVFQGQMVFRGQMGPNGQPVPVAVATPGSSANYARALDAKSLDQATLDVEGYGEKKALKREDDGLRITLGPGNQETGWKSPQALKIGGDFTISADLSIKTMPKPAQEDGVAVGLAIATQDINQPDLALIRLREPGGADVYRSVEKPNPNDPMQQMRMQQQMMMMNMRGMGFPQPNAKPPKPPRMTFPAAGDTVHFELKREGGTVRYQVSEGVGGRPRYLGQVNLGPGDIAALKLFATNRNGAEPINVLLRNLTIHADRITGLGTSVRTIRGEIVYGEPTSIKDGALLIGGQVAGTPQPGNANPGQPRTVVPGGATTTTTEVAVAVNRVVVAAPAPAAAVVVAPAPAPAAPVVAAPAAPADKPGTTPTPPKDATPSPAGTAPGSAPAKPPEPPKEKARIPLDEVELVRFERTPALTGHFLGQPNFDFTMPAPGAKTDPSPAKDETKKDETKKDETKKDETKKDETKKDETKKDETKKDETKKDETKKDETKKDETKKDETKKDETKKDETKKDETKKDETKKDETKKDETKKDETKKDETKKTPTALDVNAPPPGTAAAPTVQAKVEPKKNGIRDLQLSLGNLRNAAITQVTVSCPTDKGQGSWRLDTSGSADWPLVVRRSGTEGWADLFLEPPAGDCFEKDFNVAVTYADGQNANATFKASKHTDPKLAVDPKGPADPAPDAWVYLIGDEKIFGKLGAIGEETLTLTTPWQDKLDVPLGRIAGVHLAQEGRKETPESFARRLKTPGTEDLLLARSKAGDVVAISGVVAGSEAEKLSFRYQGKLRTLPLKLVEGLVMASRPNARKANDLRPTFSLPGGQSISGTWKGIEAATWKVETPWGQELKLPAPEVQEVRFRGGKQTFLSDLVPSKIEETPFFGRKVPYRRDLALNGEPLKMGGQRYERGLAVHSRSRLTYDLDGRYSTFEALVGFDDAASRKGRVDCRVFADGKELFANTDLRADGEPVKLSLPVEGAQQLTLLVDYGQGEDTGDRLIWADARIYLKAPTKVSATSAAPAKD, via the coding sequence ATGCACGCCTTGATCCTGCTCCTGATCGGCTTCCAGGGCCCGATGGTGGTCTTCCAAGGCCAGATGGTCTTCCGGGGCCAGATGGGCCCGAATGGCCAGCCGGTCCCGGTCGCCGTGGCCACCCCAGGCAGCTCCGCCAATTACGCCCGCGCGCTCGACGCCAAGTCCCTCGACCAGGCGACCCTGGATGTCGAGGGCTACGGCGAGAAGAAGGCGTTGAAGCGGGAGGACGACGGGCTGAGGATCACCCTCGGGCCGGGCAACCAGGAGACCGGCTGGAAGTCGCCGCAGGCGCTCAAGATCGGCGGAGACTTCACCATCTCCGCCGATCTCTCGATCAAGACGATGCCCAAGCCCGCCCAGGAAGATGGCGTGGCCGTGGGCCTGGCCATCGCCACGCAGGACATCAATCAGCCCGACCTTGCCCTGATCCGCCTGCGCGAGCCTGGCGGCGCCGACGTCTACCGATCCGTGGAGAAGCCCAACCCCAACGACCCGATGCAGCAGATGCGCATGCAGCAGCAGATGATGATGATGAACATGAGGGGAATGGGCTTCCCGCAGCCGAACGCCAAGCCTCCCAAGCCGCCGCGTATGACCTTCCCCGCCGCCGGCGATACAGTCCACTTCGAGCTGAAGCGCGAGGGGGGAACCGTCCGCTACCAGGTCTCCGAAGGCGTCGGGGGCCGCCCGCGCTACCTAGGGCAAGTCAACCTCGGGCCGGGCGACATCGCCGCCCTGAAGCTGTTCGCCACGAACCGCAACGGCGCCGAGCCCATCAACGTCCTTCTGCGCAACCTGACGATCCACGCCGACCGAATCACCGGCCTGGGCACCTCGGTCCGCACCATCCGCGGCGAGATCGTTTACGGCGAGCCCACCTCCATCAAGGATGGAGCCCTACTCATCGGCGGCCAGGTTGCAGGCACGCCGCAGCCAGGAAATGCCAATCCAGGCCAACCTCGCACGGTCGTGCCGGGGGGCGCGACCACGACAACCACGGAGGTCGCGGTCGCGGTCAATCGTGTCGTTGTTGCGGCCCCCGCTCCGGCCGCAGCTGTGGTTGTCGCCCCCGCCCCCGCTCCGGCTGCGCCGGTCGTCGCGGCCCCGGCAGCGCCGGCCGACAAACCGGGCACCACGCCTACGCCCCCCAAGGATGCCACGCCTTCCCCTGCCGGCACCGCCCCGGGCTCGGCGCCGGCCAAGCCCCCGGAGCCGCCCAAGGAGAAAGCACGAATCCCCCTCGACGAGGTCGAACTCGTCCGATTCGAGCGAACCCCTGCCCTGACCGGCCACTTCCTGGGTCAACCCAACTTCGACTTCACCATGCCCGCTCCTGGGGCAAAGACGGACCCTTCCCCCGCGAAGGACGAGACGAAGAAGGACGAGACGAAGAAGGACGAGACGAAGAAGGACGAGACGAAGAAGGACGAGACGAAGAAGGACGAGACGAAGAAGGACGAGACGAAGAAGGACGAGACGAAGAAGGACGAGACGAAGAAGGACGAGACGAAGAAGGACGAGACGAAGAAGGACGAGACGAAGAAGGACGAGACGAAGAAGGACGAGACGAAGAAGGACGAGACGAAGAAGGACGAGACGAAGAAGGACGAGACGAAGAAGGACGAGACGAAGAAGGACGAGACGAAGAAGGACGAGACGAAGAAGACCCCCACCGCCCTGGATGTCAATGCACCTCCTCCTGGCACGGCCGCCGCACCGACGGTTCAAGCCAAGGTGGAACCGAAGAAGAACGGGATCCGGGATCTGCAACTATCGCTGGGCAACCTCAGGAACGCGGCCATCACGCAGGTGACCGTCAGTTGCCCGACCGACAAGGGTCAAGGCAGTTGGCGGCTCGACACCTCCGGGTCTGCGGACTGGCCCCTCGTCGTCCGCCGCTCGGGAACCGAAGGCTGGGCCGACTTGTTCCTGGAGCCCCCCGCCGGCGACTGCTTCGAGAAAGACTTCAACGTCGCGGTGACCTATGCCGACGGTCAGAACGCGAATGCGACCTTCAAAGCCAGCAAGCACACCGACCCGAAGCTCGCCGTCGACCCCAAAGGGCCCGCCGATCCCGCCCCCGACGCCTGGGTCTACCTGATCGGGGATGAGAAGATCTTCGGCAAGCTGGGGGCCATCGGCGAGGAGACACTGACGCTGACCACGCCTTGGCAGGACAAACTTGACGTGCCGCTCGGCCGGATTGCAGGAGTCCATCTCGCCCAGGAAGGGCGAAAGGAAACGCCCGAATCGTTCGCGCGGCGGCTCAAGACTCCCGGCACCGAAGACCTCCTGCTGGCCCGGTCGAAGGCGGGTGACGTCGTCGCCATCTCGGGAGTCGTCGCCGGTTCCGAGGCCGAGAAGCTGAGCTTCCGCTATCAAGGGAAACTCAGGACTCTCCCCCTGAAGCTCGTCGAAGGCCTGGTGATGGCCTCGAGGCCCAACGCTCGCAAGGCCAACGACCTGCGACCGACCTTCTCCCTCCCCGGCGGGCAGTCGATCTCGGGGACCTGGAAGGGAATCGAGGCCGCCACATGGAAGGTCGAGACCCCCTGGGGCCAGGAATTGAAGCTCCCCGCGCCCGAGGTTCAGGAGGTCCGGTTCCGAGGCGGCAAGCAAACCTTCCTGTCGGACCTCGTCCCGAGCAAGATCGAGGAGACACCCTTCTTCGGCCGCAAGGTGCCGTATCGGCGCGACCTGGCGCTAAACGGCGAACCCCTGAAGATGGGCGGGCAACGCTATGAACGTGGCCTGGCCGTCCACTCACGCAGCCGACTGACCTACGACCTCGACGGTCGATACTCGACCTTCGAAGCCCTGGTCGGCTTCGACGATGCGGCCAGCCGCAAGGGACGCGTCGATTGCCGGGTCTTCGCCGACGGCAAGGAACTCTTCGCCAACACCGACCTGAGGGCCGACGGTGAGCCGGTCAAACTCAGCCTCCCGGTCGAGGGGGCCCAGCAACTGACGCTCCTGGTCGACTACGGACAGGGGGAGGACACCGGCGATCGCCTGATCTGGGCCGACGCCAGGATCTACCTCAAGGCCCCAACGAAGGTCTCCGCGACGAGCGCCGCTCCCGCGAAAGACTGA
- a CDS encoding DUF4175 domain-containing protein, whose product MTSPSRPAPPTERRRICLAAGLVAALLIANPTHRGALAQDPKAADVFDEEKPEKAKEETPKPETPKEESPKPGETKPTEVPKAKAEEPAQGTDSIGFTQENVASQMTELEERMFRLSEALRTLEPENASRLNLALKFSREELILHQMRDTQKLLKEAQLSKAETEAKELLAKLEHLRNLLLAEDLDFQMKLARLRQIRESLAQLDRIIKDEKREMAWSRTALETQAELEQLKARKADLEALVLAQGKVIADTKAVPAGAEPPAREALRGREAEVRKSAAKLAADPLFATQQPAHLKQADEPLEDALTNLAAAEKGKEAVADEEKAQESFRKELERLNGRIEEATKAVAADEFRKSEIDQARNRSATDSLGKASARLGNTGVALQKDLIRAGGSMQSAEGDLAKTEAEPASKDQLEALKHLTKGRDELAKASESLLTELRGELQTRIIAELAEMHEIQVSIRETTQAQAPRVAQKSRTALILLSGLSQKEGELASRTNTLRVLTEEIEFGIALPTALGVLSRQMVKASILLKEGDASPATIALEIRIEEDLLSLAEAMRRLSPTKPPPPGTPLPSNPRDRERELNRLVAELKMIRLLQTRLNDDTVAVDGTRPGAATIPPALRREIEALNSAQEEIRDSLSKISEQLEPPPESDNPLLNPDRLLKKREI is encoded by the coding sequence ATGACAAGCCCTAGCCGACCCGCACCGCCGACCGAGCGACGACGGATCTGCCTCGCGGCCGGCCTCGTCGCGGCCCTCCTCATCGCCAATCCCACCCATCGAGGGGCCCTGGCCCAGGACCCGAAAGCCGCCGACGTCTTCGACGAGGAGAAGCCGGAGAAGGCGAAAGAAGAAACGCCGAAGCCGGAGACGCCCAAAGAAGAATCGCCGAAGCCGGGCGAAACGAAGCCAACCGAGGTTCCGAAGGCCAAGGCCGAAGAACCCGCGCAGGGCACCGACTCGATCGGCTTCACCCAGGAGAACGTCGCCTCGCAGATGACCGAACTGGAGGAGCGCATGTTCCGGCTCTCGGAGGCGTTACGCACCCTGGAGCCCGAGAACGCGTCTCGCCTGAACCTCGCCCTGAAGTTCTCCCGCGAGGAGCTGATCCTGCACCAGATGCGGGACACCCAGAAGCTCCTGAAAGAGGCCCAGCTCTCCAAGGCCGAGACCGAGGCCAAGGAGCTGCTTGCCAAGCTGGAGCACCTCCGCAACCTGCTCCTGGCCGAGGACCTCGACTTCCAGATGAAGCTGGCCCGGCTCAGGCAGATCCGCGAGAGCCTTGCCCAGCTCGACCGCATCATCAAGGACGAGAAGCGCGAGATGGCCTGGTCGCGGACGGCCCTGGAGACCCAAGCCGAACTCGAGCAGCTGAAGGCCAGGAAGGCCGACCTGGAGGCGCTCGTCCTCGCCCAGGGGAAGGTCATCGCGGACACAAAGGCCGTCCCCGCCGGGGCCGAGCCGCCGGCGCGTGAGGCCCTCCGCGGTCGAGAGGCCGAGGTCCGCAAGTCGGCCGCGAAGCTCGCCGCCGATCCCCTCTTCGCCACCCAGCAGCCAGCCCACCTCAAGCAGGCCGACGAGCCGCTCGAAGATGCCCTGACCAACCTGGCTGCCGCGGAGAAGGGCAAGGAGGCCGTCGCCGATGAGGAGAAGGCGCAGGAATCATTCCGCAAGGAGCTGGAACGGCTCAACGGGCGGATCGAGGAGGCCACCAAGGCGGTCGCCGCCGACGAGTTCCGCAAGTCAGAGATCGACCAGGCCCGCAACCGGTCCGCGACCGACTCCCTGGGCAAGGCCTCGGCCCGCCTGGGCAACACCGGTGTCGCCCTCCAGAAGGACCTGATCCGCGCAGGCGGCTCGATGCAGTCCGCCGAGGGGGATCTCGCCAAGACCGAGGCCGAGCCCGCGTCGAAGGACCAGCTCGAGGCCCTGAAGCACCTGACCAAAGGGCGGGATGAGCTGGCCAAGGCGTCCGAGAGCCTGCTCACCGAACTCCGCGGAGAGCTGCAAACCAGGATCATCGCCGAGCTGGCCGAGATGCACGAGATCCAGGTCTCGATCCGCGAGACCACCCAGGCACAGGCCCCGCGCGTCGCCCAGAAGTCGCGTACGGCCCTGATCCTCCTCTCCGGCCTCTCTCAGAAGGAGGGCGAGTTGGCCAGCCGCACCAACACCCTCCGCGTGCTGACCGAGGAGATCGAGTTCGGCATCGCGCTGCCGACCGCGCTCGGAGTCCTGTCCCGCCAGATGGTCAAGGCCAGCATCCTGCTCAAAGAGGGGGACGCCTCCCCGGCGACCATCGCCCTGGAAATTCGTATCGAGGAAGACCTGCTGAGCCTGGCCGAGGCCATGCGCCGGCTCTCGCCCACGAAGCCGCCGCCCCCCGGCACCCCACTCCCCTCGAATCCGAGGGACCGCGAGCGCGAGCTGAACCGGCTCGTCGCCGAGCTGAAGATGATCCGCCTGCTCCAGACCCGGCTCAACGACGACACCGTCGCGGTCGACGGCACCCGCCCCGGCGCCGCGACGATCCCGCCCGCCCTCCGGCGGGAGATCGAGGCCCTCAACTCGGCCCAGGAAGAGATCCGCGACTCGCTGTCGAAGATCTCCGAGCAACTCGAGCCGCCGCCGGAATCGGACAACCCCCTGCTCAACCCCGATCGGCTCCTGAAGAAGCGCGAAATCTGA
- a CDS encoding VWA domain-containing protein — translation MNTFTRLLLGLDRSPGAEAGVGSRLEFAALPRGAVSVALALAAVAVAYLLWRLYRRESRDLSPGKRGLLVGLRGLTLLALAAMLLEPVLVSSRTETLKSQLAIVVDDSESMKFSDPYTDASRAVDIASALKLQTADGRAPADRLRETPRLDLVKTALRPTLDALGKGRDLFVYDLDSAARGGTGSSAKTRTVDAIKPSRPISPLGDALGGVLAAHRGQHVAGLVLATDGRSNAGDDPLRAAEAAVRQNIPIYVIAAGADEGPRNVRLSEIEVSPVVFVRDPMNVAVVVEARGLRDAEATVVLEQRTNDGGWESVASQRVVLGEDGILKRTTFRVTPKVVGQVEFRARVEDAGPELTQEDNVSTAAVKVVRQQIRVLVIAGAPSPEVQFLRNALMRDQHVEFTAWLQHADPGYRQAGDRPIARLPRDQAELRKYDALLLIDPDMKDLGPEWPDLITHFVGQEGGGLIYVAGELYSQQLYDEADAASASGNWTKILPVVRDPGLFRTEAEVRLSTQSTYTLDLTGEGRSDPVFEFNADPIRNRSILTSLPGMYWSFPVTRARPGATVLTRHGDPRMQNQHGRQVLLASQLYGPGRTVFIGFDSTYRWRYLSEDYYDGFWARLVDRAGRNKALGGRFPYQVHLGKGAYRVGDQVTVDVRSTEPGAIAEAAELTAELEIAGQPPEPLPFKAAADTPGTLTATFPAQQAGAYTLRIVSATAADPGSGVRASTTTFRVEPPRREIDEPALNRPLLTELARITKGRVFELADVSKLDAAIPIREVTRTLETRDELWDAPLFSATIVLSLTAEWILRKMFRMV, via the coding sequence ATGAACACATTCACGCGGTTACTCCTGGGGTTGGATCGGTCGCCGGGCGCCGAGGCGGGCGTCGGCTCGCGGCTGGAGTTCGCGGCCCTGCCGCGCGGGGCGGTCTCCGTCGCGCTGGCGCTGGCGGCCGTCGCGGTCGCGTACCTGCTCTGGCGGCTCTATCGCCGCGAGAGCCGCGACCTGTCGCCCGGCAAGCGCGGGTTGCTCGTCGGCCTGCGCGGGCTGACCCTGCTGGCGCTCGCGGCGATGCTGCTGGAGCCGGTGCTGGTCTCCAGCCGGACCGAGACCCTGAAATCGCAGCTGGCCATCGTGGTCGACGACTCGGAGAGCATGAAGTTCTCCGACCCATACACCGACGCCTCGCGCGCCGTCGACATCGCGTCGGCCCTGAAGCTGCAAACCGCGGATGGCCGTGCCCCCGCGGATCGGCTGCGGGAGACCCCCCGCCTCGACCTGGTCAAGACGGCCCTCAGGCCCACCCTCGATGCGCTTGGCAAGGGCCGCGACCTGTTCGTCTACGACCTCGACTCCGCGGCCCGCGGCGGCACGGGTTCGTCGGCGAAAACCAGGACGGTGGACGCGATCAAGCCCAGCCGGCCGATCTCCCCGCTGGGCGATGCCCTGGGCGGGGTGCTAGCGGCGCACCGGGGTCAGCACGTCGCGGGCCTGGTCCTGGCGACCGACGGCCGGTCGAACGCCGGCGATGACCCGCTCCGCGCCGCCGAGGCCGCCGTCCGCCAGAACATCCCGATCTACGTCATCGCCGCCGGTGCCGACGAAGGTCCGCGCAACGTCCGGCTCTCCGAGATCGAGGTCAGCCCGGTCGTCTTCGTCCGCGACCCGATGAACGTGGCCGTCGTCGTCGAGGCCCGTGGCCTGCGCGACGCCGAGGCCACGGTCGTCCTGGAGCAGCGGACCAACGACGGCGGCTGGGAGTCGGTGGCCAGCCAGCGGGTCGTGCTGGGCGAGGACGGTATCCTCAAGCGGACGACGTTCCGGGTCACCCCCAAGGTGGTCGGCCAGGTTGAGTTTCGCGCCCGGGTCGAGGACGCGGGGCCCGAGCTGACCCAGGAAGACAATGTGTCCACCGCAGCCGTGAAGGTCGTCCGCCAGCAGATCCGGGTCCTGGTCATCGCCGGTGCCCCGTCGCCCGAGGTCCAGTTCCTGCGCAACGCCCTGATGCGCGACCAGCACGTCGAGTTCACCGCCTGGCTCCAGCACGCCGACCCCGGCTACCGCCAGGCCGGCGACCGGCCCATCGCCAGGCTCCCCCGCGACCAGGCGGAGCTGCGCAAGTATGACGCCCTGCTCCTGATCGACCCAGATATGAAGGACCTCGGGCCCGAGTGGCCCGACCTGATCACGCACTTCGTCGGCCAGGAAGGCGGGGGCCTGATCTACGTCGCCGGCGAGCTTTATTCGCAGCAGCTTTACGACGAGGCGGACGCGGCGAGCGCCTCGGGCAACTGGACAAAGATCTTGCCGGTGGTGCGTGATCCCGGCCTCTTCCGCACCGAGGCCGAGGTCCGGCTGAGCACCCAGAGCACCTACACGCTCGACCTCACCGGCGAAGGGCGCAGCGACCCGGTCTTCGAGTTCAACGCCGACCCGATCCGCAACCGGTCGATCCTGACGAGCCTGCCGGGGATGTACTGGAGCTTCCCCGTCACCCGGGCCAGGCCGGGGGCCACGGTGCTCACCCGCCACGGCGACCCTCGGATGCAGAACCAGCACGGGCGGCAGGTGTTGCTCGCCTCGCAGCTGTATGGGCCGGGCCGTACGGTCTTCATCGGCTTCGACAGCACCTATCGCTGGCGCTATCTGTCCGAAGATTACTACGACGGCTTCTGGGCTCGACTGGTCGACCGGGCCGGTCGCAACAAGGCGCTCGGCGGGCGATTCCCCTATCAGGTCCACCTCGGCAAGGGGGCCTACCGGGTCGGCGATCAGGTGACCGTCGATGTCCGGTCCACCGAGCCGGGCGCGATCGCCGAGGCGGCCGAGTTGACCGCCGAGCTGGAAATCGCCGGGCAGCCGCCCGAGCCGTTGCCGTTCAAGGCGGCCGCCGACACGCCCGGCACGCTGACCGCCACCTTCCCGGCGCAGCAGGCGGGTGCCTACACCTTGCGGATCGTCTCGGCCACCGCGGCCGACCCGGGGTCGGGCGTCCGGGCCTCGACCACCACGTTCCGGGTCGAGCCCCCCCGTCGCGAGATCGACGAGCCCGCCCTGAACCGGCCGCTCCTCACCGAGCTGGCCCGTATCACCAAGGGACGCGTCTTCGAGCTGGCCGACGTGAGCAAGCTCGACGCCGCCATCCCCATCCGAGAGGTGACGCGGACCCTGGAGACGCGAGACGAACTCTGGGACGCGCCGCTCTTTTCCGCGACAATTGTCCTGAGCCTCACCGCCGAGTGGATCTTGCGCAAGATGTTCCGGATGGTCTGA
- a CDS encoding BatA domain-containing protein → MSFLSPLLIWGALLGAIPIIIHLLNRRRFRRVEWAPMRHLRLTIQRNRRRVQIEQWLLLLLRVAGLVLLFFLLARPVLNPTGLEGWLGSGGRSSQVVLVDDSLSMGYAADGGEPAFRRAKEVAGALLAGTRPQDRCTLLASSSPTTPILSEVEGARRDDLSGAVSGLVPTASHASWSRVLEGLDEVLKSCTYPTRQVTIITDLRRSGWGAGVAPIAKAWDEAGVRVRIVDVGDEGTSNISIRSLIPQDRTVLAGSESRWEATVRNDSTRVLSGVKAILRVDDQPTEVTLPEIAPRQAVRVPLTVRFPGAGMHDVSLELPEDELAGDNRRWSSVPVKDSLLIRLVDGEPSSEPFGSEVDFLAAPLSIGVGSAEAWRTEVVQETDFVSPRLDSPDVLVMANVAAPTAEQASRIDRMVRDGMGLMIFTGAKLDTGLYNDLLYRTNARVLPVALKSLVDEEIRGIVVEPLRPSPLEKLLDLKTSALERVPVRQIMAVDETSEEGKVRVLARWNDPGRSPAVIERISGEGRVLLWTTTADRAGNDWPIEPSFVLAMREAVLGVSRPTSFANTVSAGDLVRRVVLTSQQVSNVRVAPPGGGEPLPLLASPVQGRPDDEGPAVEFSVPDTRRAGLYRVSWDEGALGTQQDSYAVNPDARESDLDRIGQADLKTLLAPLQVEVAEARGGGADLFSPVGRELWHEAALFLLVLLVGESIVAAWVGRSR, encoded by the coding sequence ATGTCCTTCCTCAGCCCGCTCCTGATTTGGGGGGCCCTGCTGGGCGCCATCCCCATCATCATCCACCTGCTGAACCGCAGACGGTTCCGCCGCGTGGAATGGGCCCCGATGCGCCACCTCAGGCTGACCATCCAGCGCAACCGGCGACGGGTCCAGATCGAGCAATGGCTGCTGCTCCTGCTGCGCGTCGCCGGCCTGGTCCTGCTCTTCTTCCTGCTGGCGCGGCCTGTCCTGAACCCGACCGGGCTGGAGGGCTGGCTGGGCTCGGGGGGCCGGTCGAGCCAGGTCGTGCTCGTGGACGACTCGCTGAGCATGGGTTACGCCGCCGACGGCGGTGAGCCCGCCTTCCGCCGGGCCAAGGAAGTCGCCGGGGCGCTCCTGGCCGGCACCCGGCCGCAGGATCGCTGCACCCTGCTGGCCAGCTCGTCGCCCACGACGCCCATCCTCTCCGAGGTCGAAGGGGCACGCCGAGACGACCTGTCCGGCGCCGTCTCGGGCCTGGTGCCGACGGCCTCGCACGCCTCCTGGTCGAGGGTTCTGGAAGGGCTCGACGAGGTCTTGAAGTCATGCACCTATCCCACCCGGCAGGTCACGATCATCACCGACCTCCGACGCTCAGGCTGGGGAGCCGGCGTCGCGCCGATCGCCAAGGCCTGGGACGAGGCCGGCGTGCGGGTCAGGATCGTTGACGTGGGCGACGAAGGGACCTCGAACATCTCGATCCGGTCGCTCATCCCCCAGGATCGGACGGTGCTCGCCGGTTCCGAGAGCCGCTGGGAGGCGACCGTCCGGAATGACTCGACCCGCGTGCTGTCGGGAGTCAAGGCGATCCTCAGGGTCGACGACCAGCCGACCGAGGTCACCCTGCCTGAGATCGCGCCCCGTCAGGCGGTACGCGTCCCCCTGACCGTCCGGTTCCCGGGCGCCGGCATGCACGACGTGTCGCTGGAGCTACCCGAGGACGAGCTTGCAGGAGACAACAGGCGCTGGTCCTCGGTCCCGGTGAAGGACTCGCTCCTGATCCGCCTGGTCGACGGCGAGCCATCGTCGGAGCCGTTCGGGTCGGAGGTCGACTTCCTCGCGGCCCCGCTCTCCATCGGCGTGGGATCCGCGGAAGCCTGGCGAACCGAGGTGGTTCAGGAAACCGACTTCGTCTCGCCCAGGCTCGATTCACCGGACGTCCTGGTCATGGCCAACGTCGCCGCGCCCACCGCCGAGCAGGCCTCGCGGATCGACCGGATGGTGCGCGACGGCATGGGCCTGATGATCTTCACCGGCGCCAAGCTCGACACCGGCCTCTACAACGACCTGCTCTACCGGACCAACGCCCGCGTGCTTCCCGTCGCCCTGAAATCGCTGGTCGACGAGGAAATCCGCGGGATCGTCGTCGAACCGCTGCGGCCTTCCCCGCTGGAGAAGCTGCTCGACCTGAAGACGTCGGCCCTGGAGCGGGTCCCCGTCCGGCAGATCATGGCGGTCGACGAGACGAGCGAGGAGGGGAAGGTCCGCGTGCTGGCGAGGTGGAACGACCCGGGCCGATCGCCGGCGGTCATCGAGCGGATTTCGGGCGAAGGCCGGGTCCTGCTCTGGACGACCACCGCCGACCGGGCCGGCAACGACTGGCCGATCGAGCCGAGCTTCGTGCTGGCGATGCGCGAGGCGGTCCTGGGCGTCTCGCGGCCGACGAGCTTCGCCAACACGGTCAGCGCCGGCGACCTGGTCCGGCGCGTCGTGCTGACCAGCCAGCAGGTCTCCAACGTCCGGGTCGCCCCCCCGGGCGGCGGCGAGCCCCTGCCCTTGCTTGCCTCGCCCGTCCAGGGCAGGCCCGACGACGAGGGCCCGGCGGTCGAATTCAGCGTGCCGGACACGCGTCGGGCCGGGCTCTATCGGGTCTCCTGGGACGAGGGGGCGCTGGGCACTCAGCAGGATTCGTACGCCGTGAACCCGGACGCCCGCGAGAGCGATCTCGATCGGATCGGCCAGGCGGACCTGAAGACGCTGCTGGCCCCTTTGCAGGTCGAGGTGGCCGAGGCTCGTGGGGGCGGGGCCGACCTCTTCTCGCCGGTTGGCCGCGAACTCTGGCACGAGGCCGCCCTCTTCCTGCTGGTCCTGCTCGTCGGCGAGTCGATCGTGGCGGCGTGGGTCGGCCGTTCTCGTTGA
- a CDS encoding DUF58 domain-containing protein: MPPSPKYSDPDAIARISDLTLRSRRLAEGAISGQHLSPFHGFNVEFAEYREYTPGDDLRRLDWRVFARSDRHYIKQYEEESNVRVTFLVDASASMNYKGSAALSKYDYAATLVVALSMLLTRQQDPVGLVLFDEKAGTILPPNATQSQVMVIAGLLEKCVPSRKTELGGLLQTVTGQLKRRSLLVVVSDLFTDMEPVYDGLNRLRFQGHEVLMLQVLNRDELDLPFEGPTIFHDIEGEEELFAEPWAFRKSYKHAMVEFLGDVKRECGSRGYDHVQFVTDEPLVSSLSTFLHAREEKSRGGRPS; this comes from the coding sequence ATGCCGCCGTCGCCGAAGTATTCCGACCCTGACGCGATCGCGCGGATTTCCGACCTCACCCTGCGGTCGCGGAGGCTCGCCGAGGGGGCCATCAGCGGGCAGCATCTCAGCCCGTTCCACGGCTTCAACGTCGAGTTCGCCGAGTATCGCGAGTACACCCCCGGCGACGACCTGCGCAGGCTCGACTGGCGCGTCTTCGCCCGGTCCGATCGGCACTACATCAAACAATATGAAGAAGAGAGCAACGTCCGCGTGACGTTCCTCGTGGATGCCAGCGCGTCGATGAACTACAAGGGATCCGCCGCGCTGTCGAAGTACGACTACGCCGCCACCCTGGTCGTCGCCCTGTCGATGCTGCTGACCCGCCAGCAAGACCCAGTCGGCCTGGTCCTCTTCGACGAGAAGGCCGGCACGATCCTGCCGCCCAACGCCACGCAGTCTCAGGTGATGGTCATCGCCGGCCTGCTGGAGAAGTGCGTCCCGTCCCGCAAGACCGAACTGGGCGGGCTGCTGCAAACCGTCACCGGCCAGTTGAAGCGGCGAAGCCTGCTGGTCGTCGTCTCGGACCTGTTCACGGACATGGAGCCGGTCTACGACGGCCTCAACCGGCTCCGGTTCCAGGGTCACGAGGTCCTGATGCTCCAGGTGCTCAACCGCGACGAGCTGGACCTCCCCTTCGAAGGCCCGACGATCTTCCACGACATTGAAGGGGAAGAAGAGCTGTTCGCCGAGCCCTGGGCCTTCCGCAAGTCGTACAAGCACGCGATGGTGGAGTTCCTCGGTGACGTGAAGCGCGAGTGCGGTAGCCGCGGCTATGACCACGTCCAATTCGTCACCGACGAGCCCCTGGTCTCGTCGCTCAGCACCTTCCTCCACGCACGCGAGGAGAAGAGCCGCGGCGGGCGACCCTCATGA